Within the Miscanthus floridulus cultivar M001 chromosome 2, ASM1932011v1, whole genome shotgun sequence genome, the region tatatatatatatatatatatatatatatatatatatatatatatatatatatatatagtatacaaAATACCATATAGTAATGCTACGTATACAACAgatttatttttagaaaaaacCCACGGCAACGCGCGGGGTATGCTTTAGTTCCAAAAAGCATGATGCACGTGAAATTTATCATCAGTGTATATTTCCATGAAGCCATAGACTAGGGAATATAAATTTCAATTCTCGTTATTTACTTTGGAAAGCATAATTAGATAACCGTAAAAAAACATGGAAAAATGGAAGAAAATAAAACAAATTGGCCAACTATTTGTGACAAAAAAAGCAAAACACGCGGGATAAAATAAAATATACAAATTGCGGGTGTGCTAGTGTACTAAGTACACAAACAAAGGCAAGTAGGTAGAGAAAACATGCATTTCATTAATTCTTTAATCAACAAAATTAAGCGCGCGTGGCGTCGTCTTCGCTTTTTTGCCTTCTCCGTGCATGGTGATGGTAGATGGATGATAATTAATGTAGGTGTAGGCGTTGGTATGATCCATGGCCTCGTCGGTCATGGGCGACGTGTGAACGTCAATGGTTGGTTAGTAATATGCATGAAGAAGAAACGAAGCGTCGACTTGATATTGACCAATAAATATTAAAGTTGCTCAACAATTAAGATAACCCAATCTCCGGCTCAGACAGTCGACGAGATGACAGTTTGTGCTCTCGGCCTCGTCGCATGCATGTGCTATCTGCACCGTTCAAAACTGCTTTGAGATTCGTGCTGCGCACACACTACTGTTTGGCATTACACGTATCTCGAAGCGCAGTGTGGACGGCTGCGATAGCACATCCTCGATGTGCATGTATGCACCAAAAAAGTTGCTTTGGAATGGAAGACACATTCGTGCACCAGCTAGATGGCGCTTTTATTATTTGTCGATGTAACTGATGGGCTTCAACGCCCAAAGCAGCTCCCTAGGAAGGACCGGACCGTACCCCTCCCGATGGCGCGAAGAACTCAACGTACAGCTAGCCATCAGACGTCGTTTGTGGCTGCTTCAATGAGCTAGCATCAGCAGCAGCATGCCGGCGTGGTACGTCAGCGCcggcttcgttggcttcttcgtTAGACATGCGCGGGGTTGATTTGAGGTTTAGAAGACTGAGCTCGCCGAAGATAACAATGATGGTGCAGTGACCCATGTCGATAGGCAATGCACGAGTGCGACGACGGTGGTCTCGGCAGCGGCGATGGATCCGATCATCACGGACTCGTAGCTATCGATCTTCTCGGCAGCATCGATCTTCTTCATAGCTAGGCTCGCTCGTAGCTATCGACCTTCTCGGCAGCATCTTCATAGGCTCGATCGTAGCGATAATCGACCTTCTCGGCGGCATCTTCACAGGCTCGCAGCTATGGATCGGATGTTCTCGGCGGCATCTCCGATCCGATCCGGTGACAATCTGGCTGAAGAAAATCTTCTCGGCGTGCATGTAATTAACTGAGGAAATAGAGAGAGATCAGTTTGTGTGACTACCTGTATGTGCCGGCCATGATCTCCACCATCCAGCAGCTAGCTACTAGCTGATGATCTCCAGGCGTCTCCCATGTacgtggccggccggccggccggcgacgAAGCTGGAGCTTTGCCTTCTCGATCTGTATTATGTACTGGCGTGTGCGTGTCTGGTCTGAGTGTGTGAGCTATATAGCGTGTGTTGGTGTGAGAGACAGTCTCCTCCTCTCgtatgagtgtgtgtgtgtgtgcctgCGGACCCTCGCTCCCTGGCGTGTGTAGCGGctctccttttataggccaacGGCGATGCAGCTAATGACCCTACAGCTGCCTAATTAATAATACCCATATTCATATTATTTCCTTGTTAGCTTTTGTatcgttttcttctttctttttataTATGAGCACCAACCAATCAGCTTGATCGATACTTGCCATAGATAGGATCATATCACCAGGTGAGTGCGTATTATTCCTTGGGCCTGTAATGACCCTCTTTTGGTTCGTTTGGCGCGCTTGGGCAGGTGTTTTTGCGAGTAGTTCTGCTGGTAGGTCAAGTTGGGCCATGTTCGCTGATCCCTTGGTGATTAGCCTAGTGGCTGGGCGTTAGCTTTTGTTTACGTTTCTTGCAGTACTGTTAAACTGTGTAATTTCGTTACATCAGTAATGAAATTTGGTTTTACCGTGGTGGAAAAAAAATATATCAAGCGAGTATATATAATTGGCTAGCTTTCCATTTGTGAAGCACGTCCAGCCAGTACATAATGGaccatctatatatatatatatatatatatatatatatatatatatatatatatatatatatatatatatttttgtttcgctgaaaaatcatggctgaaagtaccgttcgctgatttgttgtgagagaaaaatactgttcctttGCTGAaacagtacggctcataagacaagcgaacatggccataaTAGCTCAATTGCAATTGTCGTCGACACACCTAATTAATTATATGATGCAAATAAATATATATGTACACGTGCATCAACGCCGAACGATGATAAAATATTACGCCGTAGTATGTATTTGCTAGCCACGCACGTACACTCATAATAGTTCTTTCCTTCTTATATCATTTCTCACTATTTTATTTTAGAACAAAAAAACACAAAATGCATACGTACTGCCGCCTTCAAAACCTGCACATATCACTCCACGTCTCTTTTATCAAAGGTACGGTGTCAATAATTTAGTGAGGGCTTTAGTGTACGAAAATCCATCAAACATTTTTAGTGGAACCATTcaacatttttttttttgagtggaaCCATTCAACATGGGTCAACTCCCAAGTTTGTGAATGAACTTGGGCCAAACCAGTTGCGCTTGGGGCCTGCCAGTGCCAGGAGTACAAAACTGGACCGAGCGTGGGCTGGCTTCCAAGTGTGAATGACCAACGAAACGAGGACTCAGACTAGGTTTTTTGCGCTTTTCCGCACAAGCACAGGCACAGGCGGGCCGCCGGCGGAGTGGTCCACTCTCCTGCCGAGCGAACCCGAGAGCAGGTGCCACTGGCATAGAGGGAGCGGCCGGGGTACAGGATGCGGGGGTTGAGACGCGCGGCGAAGCGCGCCGGGGAGATGGCGTTCAACGCCGCCGGCGGCGCCGTCAACTGGTTCCCGGGCCACATGGCCGCGGCCTCCCGTGCCATCCGCGACCGTCTCAAGCTCGCCGACCTCGTCATCGAGGTCCGCGACGCCCGCGTGAGTCCCCCGCGCccccctcctctcttctctgccTAACTTACTGAGCGCCGCGCGTTGTTGGCACGGGCGTTCGGGGTCAGGGCTGCTCTTGGCGCTCGGTCGGTGTTCGACCGAATGAAATAATAAGATTATCTACTATATAGATAGAAAATACAACAGTCAAACAGAACTTAAGGAAGTTATGATATACCAGGATTGCTTCTCATATCAATCTAGTCTGCAGTAGTATATTACATTATTATTACCCGACGGTGACGCCGCTCATTGATACACTTGTGACCGCCGGCTGATCGCCGTCGACATGAGCACACAAGAAATACAATATTTGGAGTGGTAGATTCGCAGAGAGGAGGAACCATCCTCAGCTCTGTCGAGTGTTTTCTGAATAAGCAATGAACTGAGTTTGGTCATACATAACATGACACTTAAGTACTAGAATAAGACACTGCCAGATATAGTTCTACTGTGCGCCATCCGACTATGAAAACGTAGCTCTTCTCCTTCAGTTGACGCCTGTAGTGTCCTGCATGACACTCATGCTCAACGGCCCCTCTCAATCAGTCCCCAACAAACCTGGCGAAAAATATTTGATGGGGCTGATTTCAATGTTTTCCCCCCTTCTTTTGCCATCTTATGTACATAGCATATACTTGCTTAGTGTTCTTTACTTCTCTGATTATCGGTGTACTGCTACTGTACTTATGACCAGATTCCATTATCCTCAGCAAATAAAGACCTTCAACCAGTGCTCTCAGCAAAGAGGCGAATTCTTGCTCTAAACAAGAAGGATCTTGCAAACCCCAATATAATGAATGTATGTATGGCTCAGTCTCTTAGCCTGCAATCCTCACTTCCTTCTTATTTACatttatttaaaaaataaaaatgtgTATGCTGGTTGGTTTAATGTTCTCCACATATTCCAATTTTGATTAACTCATCATAGTTTGTTGTTCACTTTTTCTATGTACTGACCATCACAGGTTCATATTTACTTTTTATTTACAGAGGTGGATTAATCATTTTGAATCATGCAAGCAGGATTGTATTTCAGTAAACGCACATAGCTGCAGTTCTGTTAATCAGGTTACTTATCTGTCAGTTTCATGTTTATGCATTTTTGTCATTGAAACTTCACACTATATATTTTTGTGCTGGAAGGTTTATGGTTGAGTGAGTATCAAGCTGTGTAATTCTGTAGTATACAATATATTTTTTATCTCATAATTTCTTAAAAGGTCAGTTAAAatcatcatcattttctataTGACTAGTACAGGTCTTTAAGAATTCAACAATAAACAATGGCAAAAAAAAGTAAGCCATGAACTCTTGTGGTATAACATGAAATCTCTCTTGTTTCAAAATAATTCTTTCAAATAGTTTCAAGCAAGTTATCATCAGAGTATGATTTTACTCGATGCACTGGATTGAGATTTAGTTGCTGTGTTTAATACTTGACTTGAGTGAACTACTGGAAGTGTCGGATATCTATACCCAGGTATCTGAGCCAAAAGATTAATGATCCTCACGTCgcctcatccgatggttaaggacGAAACTGCGGCCTCGTCCGACCTCCCAGGGGTTGGGCGGGGCCTCGTCCAactccgaggacgaggtttccgcctcgtccgaccccaggGGCCAGGCACGACTTGTCCAACTCCGAGGatgaggtttccgcctcgtccgacccaaGGCGTGGGCTCCAACTCTAAGGACAAGGtttccacctcgtccgacccccaagggccgggccacgcctcgtccaactccgaggacgaggtttccgcctcgtTCGACCCCAAGGCGTGGGTTCCGACTCGTCCGGTCCCACAGGAAGGgcttcgcctcgtccgacccccgagggtcggATTCTGTCTCGCCCGGCCCCCACGGCGAGATTTCCGCCTCGCCCGTTCCCTATGAGTCGGATTTACAACCGGACAAAAGCAGTGTCCCCGGGGTAGGACccgaaccgcttcaaccactacggcTTGGAGGCGCACGCCCGGGAGCACGTCTCGGACGTGACCTGATGTGACTGGCGGTTGCATcaggccatgctgggagactcacgTTGCCCACCCCGTCAACATGccagcactgtgctgccaactccctgcttgaccaccgtccaacgtcagtcgaccggcgtcagttgactggcactgtaTCGCTAGCCCCCCGTATGGCCTTTGTCAGGGACCTTTTGACCATTCTGtccgctcggatgggatggaagacaagaacgacGCATGCCGCCCGCCCGCATGCTGCAACGGCTAACAGGACTCCGGTACGACGCCGCTGCTACCatgatctacagggtcagcgggacctACGCGAAGAGGAGAACGACACACCTCCGGGAGCCtgttttctctttctctttccctcttcccttcggctgtaacccctgctttcccttaggctataaaagggaaagcagggcgtcccactgGGGGGGGGGGAGACATCGAACAAGTGCATCCCATAGCATCGGTTCACCGCACCAAATCACGAACAACacatcaccagagacttgggaccaatccctctctcgtccgtttgtaacccctactacgaacttttcagtgctaagtAATACAAGCAGCAGCCaagaactagacgtagggacattctgcccaaaccagtataaatcttgtgtcttcttagcacatcatccgggccagacgcgtaatatacaaatttactcgttggtgtttactcaaaacaccgacaggaaGTATATGAAGTTGTATGTTACACGAAAATTGTAGTTGAAGAATTTTTTCTCTGTTCCTCTCAGAATTCCCAGAATTCAAGTTTTGCTGCAAAAAGCAAAGGAAGGAAGCAATACTTACAGAAAAAGCTCTTTAGGTGCCTTCACTTTTACCACAAAGGCCTCCACATATTCCAATCAATGGCCTCTATTTTGCATAACCTTTTTCTATATGGGAGACATGACTGATGACTCCGATAAAAAAATTGTAAGCAATGAGGATTGCTTGCAATAATAGATTGACTGATTAGGATACAAGGTACATGTATATATGGAAACAGAATCAATCAAGATTCCTTCTCCTATCCCTAACCAACCCAATAGTGCTGGCTGTGCTATGAGCGCACAGGCCCTATATATACACGCATAAGGTGCATATGACACAAATGTGTCAAACAAAATGATGTTAATATTTTCATTATGATATAAACAGGGTTTTGGCATTTTTTAGGATCCATATGACAATCAAAGGTATGTAACCATTGGGTGAACTGTTCTATCAGTTTGATCCCAGATGATACTGTATGTTGTCTTTAATGTACATTATAGTTTAAAGTCTGTTATTGATTATTATTTTTTTGTATTTACAGCTTCTTGGTTTTGCTGAGCTGAAACTAAAGGAAGCAATCTCAAAGGAGCCCACCCTTCTGATTATGCTTGTTGGTGTCCCTAATGTTGGCAAGTCTGCACTCATAAATtccattcatagaattgctactTCTCGATTTCCAGGTATAATAATTTCAGAAGAAATTAAGTCATTTTTTATTGTTTGTGATCCATGTTTATATTGCTGTATATCCAGTGAAAGATAAAAATAAACGGGCTACAGTGGGGCCTCTGCCAGGTGTTACACAAGATATTGCAGGGTATAAGGTAATGCTGTTGAGCCAATGTTTCTTTAACATCAAAGACTCCTTTATATTTATGTTTTTATTCTTTCCGTATTATTTTGCTAGACAACAGAAAACATGAAGATCATCTATGTTAACCATTTTGCCTCCTAACTGCTGTTATTTATGTGGGACACTGTCATTATGAACATCTTTCTTTTTGTCACTTGATGTTAACAGTAAATGTTGTAAAAGGGAAGATTGAGGCACACACACCCATGGAGTATGATTCATTAAAAATGATGTGCAGTCTCTGGCAAAAATTGCATGGGCCCTACATTTTTATTACTGCATGAAACACCTGATTCATGGTATATGcatttttttaacattttttgtttCTCGAAcaacgcaggagagctgtgtgtcattaaattaagaagaaaaatagtACAGGGAGAGATCAAGAGGCCTCTCCAAGTCCCAACCCGTTACAAAGCACCAACTCCTATTACAAAACTGAAACAAAAATATGACCTCGACCAGAAAAAAACATCCCCTCAAGATAGGACGCCTGGGGAGAGCTATTATGAACTTTAGTTCATTTGGGGATAACCATTGCCAGGAAGATAGCTGGGCAAAGTCGGCTTGGAAGGGAGACTAGAGTACTTGGGGGAATTGGATTgtttgttcttcttccttgtttctTCATCCATCAGCTCCCCTTTATGTAGATAGCATTCCATGACTCCTATGGAAGGCCCAATCAAATCCTAGGAAACCATATCCAATCTTATCTTTAATTGATTCAAATCTAATCCGATCCTTCTAATTGATCCTATGGCTCCCTAACTGATGCCCCATAACAAGAGCAACCTAGCGAGTTTGCTGAGAGTCCAGCAGAGCACCAAAGGACACATTCCTCCCCCACTTTGTGCAGTACCATCTGAACACAGGGGCTAGCTCCTTAAAAAAACAGAGTTTCTATGCTTCCAAGCTTCCCAGACTACTAGAATGATCAATGTATTAAGTCCTTTTCCCAGAACTTTAGGTAGTCCATTGATAGCATTGCACCATCAACTAGAGAAATGAGATACAGAAGGTTGAGGTGCCTGATCAAATAGACCCAGCCTCTGGAAGATGACTGCCCAAACCTGCCTTGAAAAAACACATGAGACGAGGATGTGCTGAATTGTCACACAGGGGACAGGCTGCCGGGTGTGTCAGACCTCTCTTAGCAAGCGGTCAGCTGTCCATCATCTATATACCAAGCAAAATGAAGAGCTTGCAATGTAGCGGGGCCCAACTTTTCCAGATGCGTTTCCATGGTGCAAATATGATCAATTCTGTGAAAAAAACCACATGCAGATTTACTGCTGTATTTTCCTGAGATTGATAGTGTCCAGAGATGCTGATCATCAACTGCCGGGTCAAGGACCATGCTGTCCACAAAGTCCCAAATCAGAAGATATTCAGTGAGCACTTGGACTGTTAATGCTCCCCTATATCAGAAACCCATCTTCTATTAATTAGGGCTTCTGCAACCGTCCTATGCTTTCTTGCCCTTTTGGAGATTAAGTTGAAAAGGTTCGGAGCCAATTCCAGGACTGTTTTTCCTTGGAGCCACCGATCAGTCCAAATTTAGTTGATTCTCCATTCCCAACCACAGATTTTACTGCAATTCCAAAAAGAGCATGAGCATTTCCTGGGACTTGAATGGGCAGACCTGTCCAGGGCCTTGATGGATCTGTTTTCTGCAACCATAGCCACCAGATGTGTAAAGCACAACCCAAGGTTTCGAGACTATGGATGTCAAGACCACCATGTTGAAGTGGTTGTTGCACCTTTCTCCAAGAAACCAGGCAATTGCCCCCATTGTCATTCTCCCGGCCTTTCCAAAGAAAGCCCCTACGCCTTTTGTCAATAGCCTTTATCGAAGATGATCCAAGGCAAATCCAAGGCGATCATGAGGTAAATGGGAATGGCTGTTAAAACAGCCTGGACCATGACAAGCTTACCAGCCCTGTTCATTAGAGAAGCTTTCCATCCTGGTAGGTTGTCGGCGACCTTGTCAATTAAAGGTAGCAAGTCTGCTTTCGACATCTGCATAGAAAGAGATCCTGTGCTTAACCTGTTGTACTGCCTAAGGCTGCAGGAGGTGCTCATTTGAAGCAAGATTAATCATGGTATTCAGCACATCCATGACAAGAATGAAAAGCATTGGGGATAGAGGATCACCTTGGCGAAGGCCTCGATGATGTGGATCATTTCCCCAGGTTCACCATTCAACAAAATCTGAGTGGTTGATATTGATAGCAGCAAGCAGAGCAGATTGCACCATCGGTGTCCAAAACCGAGCTGTTGTAAAACTTCCAGGAGAAAAGGCCAGGCAACCGAATCAAAAGCCTTGGAAATATCCAATTTAAGAAGGATGTGAGGTTCTTTTTTTCCCATGCAAACATCTTGCCATTTATTGCACCAATAAGAAATTATCCTGAATATTTCTTCCTTTGACAAAAGCGCTTTGATTCACAGAGACCAAATCTGGGAGAATAGGAGCTAGTCGATTTGCCATGAGCTTAGCAACCAATTTAGCAAAACTATGGATTAGGCTAATTGGTCGGTAGTCCCTGACTTGTGAGGCGTCAACTTTTTTGGGAAGGAGAGTAATGAAAGCCGTGTTGAGTAATCTGAACTTAAAAACATGCCCTCGTTGGATAGACGGAAGTGCTTGCAGCAAATCATTCTTGATAATTTCCCAACAGAACGTATAAAATCTACTAGTGAAGCTATTGGGTCCAGTGGTGTTATCGAGGGGCTTCATTTTGATGGTTGCCCACACCTCTGGAAAAGGTTCCTCCAAGGAAGAAAAATCATGCTTACTGTTGTGGATGGCAGGGACGTTTAGAGTACAATTTCTGTCCACGTCTGATCCCAGCAGTTGTTCATAAAAATTGAAAACAGTCTTGTGTTTGTCGTCCTGAGATGTGACGAGGCTGTTTCCCACCTACAGCTTAGCAATGAAATTCTTCCTACGAAACTGGGCATGCTGGTGGAAAAAGGAGGTATTAGCATCGCCCTCCCGGATGTGAAGAATCCTTGAGCGAAGTCGAGCAATAGTATGCTCAAGTGAGGCCAAGCCTAGTGTTGGGATCGCTGCTACTGCCCCTCAGGAAGTAGTCGTGGGAGGTAGGTGGGCGTGGCTTGATCTCACGGCGGCGGCGAGGTTGCGACGCCGTCCTGGCGGTCGGCGTCGAAACAGAGAGAACGAGAGCGCAAGGAAACAGAGGGAGCGGGAGAGATTAATCAATCTCCAGCTGAACTTATCATTAACCAAGTGTTTTGGCTTTATAGCCACATCCTAACAAACTCACCAAACTGACTAACAAACTTCAAATCGACTAACTGAACTGAATCTGAGATCCTAGACTCTAGGAACGGCGCCCACTCTGGACGCGGTCACCATGCAGAGGCCGTGTGCCGTGCGCGagctgttgccgctgctcagccaCGGCTGCGCTTACGGCGCTGATAGACCTGGCCCACCATAACACCTAGGCAGTGGAGTTTTAATTTCTTGCTCAACCACTCCTCTCCAGGGGAGAGATCCCTTGAGTCCCTAGCTATCTCAAGCCGATGTAAAATCTCCTTTGCCATGCCTAGCTGGGTGTTGGCATTGTCTATTTTTCCTCCATTTCTGAAGTCCAATGCTTAGCCGCTGCAATTTGAGAAACAGGACGCTCAACCGCACAGGTGGATGCCACGGGAACAGTCCAATTCTGCTGCACGGCCTCATTGAATCCCGGAAGCTTTGGCCAAAAGCTCTCAAAATGAAATCGTCATTTGCCATGGGTGTTAACTCAGCCCAAGATGAGGGGCAGTGATCTGAAACAGCTGAAGCTGTACTCTGCAGTATGGAATCCGGGAAGATGTCCTCCCATCCAGCACAACAAAAAACCCTATCGAGTCTGACGTAGGTGAGACCCTTTCATTTGACCCAGTGAATTTTCGGCCTAACAGGGGATTTTCCTTGATCCATTAATTGTTAGATTGGGAGCTCTGTTAAACATGCTCTAATATGATTGGAATATTCTCATCTATTGCATCTGAGAATATAGGATGTGTTATTTAATAATAGTAATAACTTGGGCATTGGTACCTCTTGCATTTGGGTTCATCTGCACGAGTCCTGTTCCACTAAATGGTTACGAGTATTGTTAAATAAGATACCCTGTTCCATCTGTTGCATTTGGGAGTTCTGAAAAGAGGATATCTTATTTATAGTAGTTATTACAATACAACTCTTCTAGATTCCTATTCCACTGAATGGTTTATCAGTACAAGTAATATCTGTTTTCTGAAATTTGTGGTTTCTTTTCTTTAGTGATCAACTGAATAAACTAACAGCCATATTTGTCATGGACAGATTGCAACTCAGCCCAGTATTTATGTGCTTGATACACCTGGTGTTCTTGTGCCAAGCATACCAGATATGGAGACAGGTTTAAAGCTTGCTTTAACAGGTAAAACATTGGGACATGTTTTTTTTGTGTCATCTACTCATCTTTCTGTGATTTGTGCATAGATAGACAATAATCAAAGTTAATCATGATTTCAGTTTTAGTCTATTAATATTTGTATCGTTACATTCTTTTTTCTGAAAGAAAATTTTATTGTTACATTCTTCCACTGCTAAATCAATATAGCATCCTTTTCAATCATATGCAGGAGCTGTTAAAGACTCGGTAGTCGGGGAAGAACG harbors:
- the LOC136525840 gene encoding short integuments 2, mitochondrial isoform X2 yields the protein MRGLRRAAKRAGEMAFNAAGGAVNWFPGHMAAASRAIRDRLKLADLVIEVRDARIPLSSANKDLQPVLSAKRRILALNKKDLANPNIMNRWINHFESCKQDCISVNAHSCSSVNQLLGFAELKLKEAISKEPTLLIMLVGVPNVVKDKNKRATVGPLPGVTQDIAGYKIATQPSIYVLDTPGVLVPSIPDMETGLKLALTGAVKDSVVGEERIAKYLLSLLNIRKTPLHWERLLHREEELCEEICSSNKKDNSLRRRRLNNSDAIYVQDLVTEVQRTLCHTFLNFTGNTEEESELETLIDMQLVALRKVFRIPHKPFDETQGPTSKKLLTLFRSGKLGPFILDDLPDGSEN
- the LOC136525840 gene encoding short integuments 2, mitochondrial isoform X1, with product MRGLRRAAKRAGEMAFNAAGGAVNWFPGHMAAASRAIRDRLKLADLVIEVRDARIPLSSANKDLQPVLSAKRRILALNKKDLANPNIMNRWINHFESCKQDCISVNAHSCSSVNQLLGFAELKLKEAISKEPTLLIMLVGVPNVGKSALINSIHRIATSRFPVKDKNKRATVGPLPGVTQDIAGYKIATQPSIYVLDTPGVLVPSIPDMETGLKLALTGAVKDSVVGEERIAKYLLSLLNIRKTPLHWERLLHREEELCEEICSSNKKDNSLRRRRLNNSDAIYVQDLVTEVQRTLCHTFLNFTGNTEEESELETLIDMQLVALRKVFRIPHKPFDETQGPTSKKLLTLFRSGKLGPFILDDLPDGSEN
- the LOC136525840 gene encoding short integuments 2, mitochondrial isoform X3; the encoded protein is MRGLRRAAKRAGEMAFNAAGGAVNWFPGHMAAASRAIRDRLKLADLVIEVRDARIPLSSANKDLQPVLSAKRRILALNKKDLANPNIMNLLGFAELKLKEAISKEPTLLIMLVGVPNVGKSALINSIHRIATSRFPVKDKNKRATVGPLPGVTQDIAGYKIATQPSIYVLDTPGVLVPSIPDMETGLKLALTGAVKDSVVGEERIAKYLLSLLNIRKTPLHWERLLHREEELCEEICSSNKKDNSLRRRRLNNSDAIYVQDLVTEVQRTLCHTFLNFTGNTEEESELETLIDMQLVALRKVFRIPHKPFDETQGPTSKKLLTLFRSGKLGPFILDDLPDGSEN